In a genomic window of Candidatus Thiothrix sulfatifontis:
- the cas8c gene encoding type I-C CRISPR-associated protein Cas8c/Csd1 yields MILQALYDYYQRKSANADSALAPAGFEYKEIPFILEITADGKLAQIEDTRTGDGKKKRAKSERVPQGVKKTSGVAANLLWDNAEYVLGIGTKGKPERVKEQQAAFAERIRQLDIAEQDEGIAAVLAFLENLDTETLQQQPQWEEIAATNPNLTFRLQGQLHLVCQSRKVQAALMSAGGDDNAKATCLLTGEQAEIERLHPSIKGVWGAQSSGANIISFNLDAFTSYGKSQSFNAPVSKEAAFAYTTALNHLLSKDSTQRMQVGDASTVFWAEQEHSLVDDFTALWGAADNNKDNPDRNTNAVKALYKAVQEYGRNPALGETTRFFILGLAPNAARISIRFWHVGTVREVSQRIVDHFDYLQIDRSERDVEFLPLWLLLRSTALLGKTENVPPNLAGDVIRCILEGLPYPQTLLASAVRRIRAEQEVTYPRAALIKAYLNRLNPTENLAVSLDLENSNTGYRLGRLFAVLEKIQEEAQPGINATIRDRYYGAASATPVTVFSTLLKLKNHHLSKLDNKGRVSNFEKLLGEIMGGIVDFPAHLPLADQGRFAIGYYHQRQDFFKKREHTPDA; encoded by the coding sequence ATGATTCTGCAAGCACTCTACGATTACTACCAACGCAAATCAGCCAATGCCGATTCTGCTTTAGCACCAGCCGGATTTGAGTACAAAGAAATCCCCTTCATTCTGGAAATTACTGCCGATGGCAAACTGGCGCAGATTGAAGATACCCGCACGGGTGATGGCAAAAAGAAGCGGGCAAAGTCTGAGCGTGTGCCGCAAGGGGTCAAAAAAACCTCCGGTGTTGCTGCCAATCTGCTATGGGATAACGCCGAATACGTGTTGGGTATTGGTACCAAAGGCAAGCCAGAGCGGGTAAAGGAACAGCAAGCCGCTTTTGCCGAACGTATCCGCCAATTGGATATTGCAGAACAGGATGAGGGCATCGCGGCGGTATTGGCTTTTCTGGAAAATCTGGATACCGAAACCTTGCAGCAACAACCGCAATGGGAAGAAATTGCTGCCACCAATCCTAACCTGACGTTTCGTTTGCAAGGGCAACTGCATTTGGTTTGCCAAAGCCGCAAAGTTCAAGCGGCATTGATGAGTGCAGGCGGTGACGATAACGCTAAAGCTACTTGCCTGTTGACGGGCGAACAAGCCGAGATTGAACGCCTGCACCCCTCCATCAAAGGTGTGTGGGGGGCGCAAAGTTCTGGGGCGAACATCATTTCTTTTAACCTTGATGCGTTTACGTCTTACGGCAAGAGTCAGAGTTTCAATGCGCCTGTCAGTAAAGAAGCGGCGTTTGCCTATACCACGGCGTTGAATCACTTGCTGAGTAAAGATTCTACGCAACGGATGCAGGTGGGCGATGCTTCCACCGTTTTCTGGGCTGAGCAAGAACATTCGCTGGTGGATGATTTCACCGCGCTGTGGGGTGCGGCGGATAACAATAAAGATAATCCAGACCGCAATACCAACGCGGTGAAAGCCTTGTACAAAGCTGTCCAAGAATACGGGCGCAATCCTGCGTTGGGCGAAACAACCCGGTTTTTTATTCTGGGGCTTGCACCCAATGCGGCACGTATCAGCATCCGTTTCTGGCATGTGGGAACAGTACGGGAAGTCAGTCAGCGCATCGTCGATCACTTTGACTATTTGCAGATTGACCGTAGCGAACGCGATGTGGAATTTCTGCCGCTGTGGTTGTTGTTACGCTCAACCGCGTTGCTGGGAAAAACAGAGAATGTTCCCCCCAATCTGGCAGGTGATGTAATCCGCTGCATTTTGGAAGGCTTGCCTTACCCACAAACATTATTGGCTTCGGCTGTGCGGCGTATCCGTGCAGAACAGGAAGTCACTTACCCACGGGCGGCTTTGATCAAAGCCTATTTGAACCGACTTAACCCAACGGAGAATCTTGCCGTGTCACTTGATCTTGAAAATTCAAATACGGGCTACCGTTTAGGTCGTCTGTTTGCGGTGCTGGAAAAAATACAGGAAGAAGCCCAACCCGGTATTAATGCCACCATCCGTGACCGTTATTACGGGGCTGCTTCTGCCACACCTGTCACTGTGTTTTCCACGCTGTTGAAATTGAAAAACCATCATTTGAGCAAGCTGGATAACAAGGGGCGAGTCAGTAACTTTGAAAAGCTGTTGGGCGAAATTATGGGCGGCATTGTCGATTTCCCAGCCCATTTACCCTTAGCTGATCAAGGGCGTTTTGCGATTGGTTACTACCACCAGCGTCAAGATTTTTTCAAGAAACGCGAACATACGCCAGATGCTTGA
- the cas5c gene encoding type I-C CRISPR-associated protein Cas5c has translation MQTFCLEVTGDFACFTRPEMKVERVSYDVITPSAARAVFESILWKPAIRWHIRKIEVLKPIRWINLRRNEVSGVVPAGAVKSAMKQGKGNLGMYVEEDRQQRAGLFLRDVRYRLHADFEMLNNNPENSTIKFAEMFKRRASKGQCFNQPYLGTREFSCDFRLVEDETVLTQPLAETRELGWMLYDMDFADTANPMPRFFQAKMQDGVIHIPAWDSEEIRG, from the coding sequence ATGCAAACTTTTTGTCTGGAAGTAACAGGTGATTTTGCCTGCTTCACTCGACCGGAAATGAAGGTGGAACGTGTATCTTACGATGTCATCACGCCTTCTGCCGCCCGCGCCGTATTCGAGTCGATTTTGTGGAAGCCTGCGATTCGCTGGCATATCCGCAAAATTGAAGTGTTGAAGCCGATTCGCTGGATCAATTTGCGCCGCAATGAGGTATCAGGGGTTGTACCTGCCGGGGCAGTCAAATCCGCGATGAAGCAGGGCAAAGGCAACCTCGGCATGTATGTAGAGGAAGACCGCCAACAACGAGCAGGTTTGTTCTTGCGGGATGTGCGCTACCGACTTCACGCTGATTTTGAAATGCTGAATAACAACCCCGAAAACAGCACGATCAAGTTTGCCGAAATGTTTAAACGCCGTGCCAGCAAAGGGCAATGTTTCAATCAGCCGTACCTTGGCACACGCGAATTTTCCTGTGACTTCCGTTTGGTTGAAGACGAAACAGTTCTCACACAACCATTGGCAGAAACACGGGAGCTGGGCTGGATGCTGTACGACATGGATTTTGCCGATACAGCCAATCCGATGCCGCGCTTCTTTCAGGCAAAAATGCAGGACGGTGTGATTCACATCCCCGCATGGGACAGCGAGGAGATACGCGGATGA
- the cas3 gene encoding CRISPR-associated helicase Cas3': MRTSEVYIGGKVEDSRPIAHVRFDEKGLPIEHWLDEHLHDVAKLAAGYATLFGKDWAHVAGIWHDLGKYNPEFQRYIGDKTGYVAANAHIETDHAPGKVNHSAAGALYAVQKHPALGRILAYLIAGHHSGLPDWVKDDADGRSLEEILQDGIHLDKALQAPVPDDILQTKMPTSAPVGGIDNAALWIRMLFSCLVDADFLDTETFMQPDKQDLRGQYPDLNSLLTGFNDHMAGFAAKAADTPVNRLRTQILRDCRKAAEKLPGIFSLTVPTGGGKTLSGMAFALEHAIRHGKQRVIYAIPYTSIIEQTANIYRHIFGNCVVEHHSNLDPDKEDAQSRLAAENWDAPIIVTTNVQLFESLFASRTSRCRKLHNLANSVIVLDEAQLLPPEFLNPILGVMKALVEHYGVTFVLSTATQPALHTYHDTFGSAVVKGFEAEQITEIMPDPEALFAALERVKVELPDDLITERSWEDVAEEIAELDSVLVIVNTKQQAAELCRLLPPETYYLTTNLCGEHRSEKLKEIRQRLQDGEPVRVVSTQLIEAGVDVDFPVVYRALAGLDSIAQAAGRCNREGKLSEKGRVVVFVPPLNAKLPGHLGRSVTVCRSLLPTFTQAPLHHSHFQIYFEHFYARAESRDKHGIVDLLSQNARELKIQFRTAAQRFRLIDDEGSAVLVTYGDGAKLIEQLKIIGPKRNLMRKLQRHTVTVREQVKKRLLQAGNIREFANLPGIYEQITPGLYDQKLGLLVDGVSLSAESLYI, from the coding sequence ATGCGCACAAGTGAAGTTTACATTGGGGGCAAAGTGGAAGATTCACGTCCGATAGCGCATGTGCGTTTTGATGAAAAGGGGCTGCCAATTGAGCATTGGTTGGATGAGCATCTGCATGACGTTGCTAAATTAGCAGCAGGCTATGCGACATTGTTTGGCAAGGATTGGGCGCATGTTGCCGGAATCTGGCACGACCTCGGCAAATACAATCCTGAATTCCAACGTTACATCGGTGACAAGACAGGTTATGTCGCCGCCAATGCCCACATTGAAACCGACCATGCTCCCGGCAAAGTCAATCACTCCGCTGCTGGTGCGTTGTATGCCGTACAGAAGCATCCCGCATTGGGCAGAATTCTTGCCTATCTGATTGCGGGTCATCACTCCGGTTTGCCAGATTGGGTGAAAGATGATGCTGACGGGCGTTCATTGGAAGAAATCCTGCAAGATGGCATCCATTTGGATAAAGCTCTGCAAGCTCCTGTTCCTGATGACATCCTGCAAACCAAAATGCCTACGTCTGCCCCTGTGGGGGGCATTGATAATGCAGCGTTGTGGATACGAATGCTTTTTTCTTGCCTAGTTGATGCGGATTTTCTGGATACCGAAACCTTCATGCAGCCGGACAAACAGGATTTGCGCGGGCAATACCCTGACCTGAATAGCTTATTGACTGGATTCAACGACCACATGGCAGGCTTTGCAGCAAAAGCAGCAGATACCCCAGTCAACCGCTTGCGTACACAAATCTTGCGTGATTGCCGGAAAGCAGCAGAAAAACTACCTGGTATATTTTCCCTGACCGTACCAACCGGCGGTGGTAAAACACTTTCTGGTATGGCATTCGCGCTTGAACATGCGATCCGGCACGGTAAGCAGCGCGTCATTTACGCCATCCCCTACACCAGCATAATTGAGCAAACCGCCAATATCTACCGCCATATCTTTGGTAATTGCGTGGTGGAACATCACAGCAATCTTGACCCCGACAAGGAAGACGCGCAAAGCCGCTTGGCGGCGGAAAACTGGGATGCGCCGATTATTGTTACCACCAACGTGCAACTGTTTGAATCGCTGTTTGCCAGCCGTACTAGCCGTTGCCGCAAGCTGCACAACTTGGCAAACAGCGTGATCGTGTTGGATGAAGCGCAATTGTTACCGCCGGAATTCCTGAACCCGATTTTGGGCGTGATGAAAGCTCTGGTAGAGCATTACGGTGTGACCTTCGTTCTTTCTACAGCTACTCAACCAGCGTTACACACTTACCACGATACATTTGGTAGTGCAGTAGTGAAAGGCTTTGAAGCCGAGCAAATCACCGAAATCATGCCTGATCCTGAAGCATTGTTTGCTGCACTGGAGCGGGTAAAAGTCGAATTGCCAGACGATTTGATAACAGAACGTTCGTGGGAGGATGTGGCAGAGGAAATTGCTGAACTGGATTCTGTGCTGGTTATCGTCAATACCAAACAGCAGGCTGCGGAACTGTGTCGTTTGTTGCCTCCTGAGACTTACTACCTGACGACCAATTTGTGTGGGGAACACCGTTCCGAGAAGTTAAAAGAAATCCGCCAGCGTTTGCAAGACGGTGAGCCGGTTCGTGTGGTCAGTACGCAGTTGATTGAAGCCGGAGTTGATGTGGATTTCCCCGTGGTTTACCGGGCGTTAGCTGGGCTTGATTCCATTGCGCAAGCCGCCGGACGTTGCAACCGTGAGGGCAAGCTGTCGGAAAAAGGGCGCGTGGTTGTGTTCGTGCCGCCACTCAATGCCAAACTACCGGGGCATCTGGGGCGGTCGGTGACGGTGTGCCGTTCCTTGTTACCAACTTTCACCCAAGCACCGCTACACCATTCGCATTTTCAGATTTACTTTGAACACTTTTATGCGCGAGCAGAATCGCGGGATAAACATGGCATTGTCGATTTGCTTAGTCAGAATGCGCGTGAATTAAAAATCCAGTTCCGCACGGCAGCCCAACGTTTTCGGCTAATTGATGACGAAGGTTCAGCAGTGCTGGTGACATACGGTGATGGTGCAAAACTGATTGAACAACTGAAAATCATCGGGCCGAAACGTAACCTGATGCGGAAGCTACAACGCCACACCGTAACCGTGCGTGAGCAGGTGAAAAAGCGCTTGCTACAGGCGGGTAACATTCGCGAGTTTGCCAATCTTCCCGGTATTTACGAGCAAATTACGCCGGGATTATACGATCAAAAACTTGGTTTATTAGTGGATGGTGTGTCACTATCTGCTGAATCCTTATACATTTGA
- the purB gene encoding adenylosuccinate lyase, translating to MELSALTALSPTDGRYASKTAALRPWFSEYGLIYHRALVEIRWLQMLAAHPQIREVPVFSTETNAFLESILSGFSETDALRVKAIERTTNHDVKAVEYYLKEKIAGQAELEAVSEFIHFACTSEDINNLSYALMLKGGMEQVIQPELAATLGAIRQLAHDYAEIPLLSRTHGQPATPTTLGKEMANTAYRLQRQQQQILATQYFGKINGAVGNYNAHLSAYPDIDWQATAEQFVTSLGLTWNPYTTQIEPHDYIAETFDAVVRFNTILIDFCRDVWSYISLGHFKQKVIAGEVGSSTMPHKVNPIDFENAEGNLGIANALMTHLAQKLPISRWQRDLTDSTVLRTLGVGLGHSLIAYQSALKGISKLEVNVASTAADLDANWEVLAEPIQTVMRRYGIEQPYEKLKALTRGQRITPEGLREFVNTLDMPQEAKDALMALTPATYIGNAIAQAKAV from the coding sequence ATGGAACTTTCTGCACTCACCGCTCTTTCCCCTACTGACGGGCGTTACGCCAGCAAAACAGCGGCGTTGCGCCCGTGGTTCAGCGAATACGGTTTGATTTACCATCGCGCTCTCGTGGAAATCCGCTGGCTGCAAATGCTCGCGGCACACCCGCAAATCCGCGAAGTGCCCGTATTTTCAACGGAAACCAACGCCTTTCTGGAAAGCATCCTAAGCGGCTTTAGCGAAACCGATGCGCTGCGCGTCAAAGCCATCGAGCGCACCACCAACCACGACGTGAAAGCGGTCGAATACTACTTAAAAGAAAAAATTGCAGGGCAAGCCGAGCTAGAAGCGGTCAGCGAATTCATCCACTTCGCCTGCACGTCCGAAGACATTAATAACCTGTCTTACGCACTCATGCTCAAAGGCGGCATGGAACAGGTGATTCAGCCAGAACTCGCCGCCACCCTCGGCGCAATCCGCCAACTCGCGCACGATTACGCCGAAATTCCGCTGCTGTCACGCACCCACGGGCAACCCGCCACCCCGACCACCTTGGGCAAGGAAATGGCGAATACCGCCTACCGCCTGCAACGCCAACAACAACAGATTCTTGCCACGCAATACTTCGGCAAAATCAATGGCGCAGTCGGCAACTACAACGCGCACCTCAGCGCCTACCCCGACATTGACTGGCAAGCCACCGCCGAACAATTCGTCACCTCGCTCGGCTTAACCTGGAATCCGTACACCACCCAAATCGAGCCACACGATTACATCGCCGAAACCTTCGACGCGGTAGTGCGCTTCAACACCATCCTGATCGACTTCTGCCGCGACGTGTGGAGCTACATTTCCCTTGGACATTTCAAGCAAAAAGTCATCGCGGGCGAAGTCGGCTCTTCCACCATGCCGCACAAAGTCAACCCGATTGACTTTGAAAATGCCGAAGGCAACCTCGGCATTGCCAACGCATTAATGACGCATCTGGCACAAAAACTGCCGATTTCACGCTGGCAACGCGACCTCACCGACTCCACCGTCTTGCGCACCCTCGGCGTAGGCTTGGGGCATTCCTTAATTGCCTACCAATCCGCCTTAAAAGGTATCAGCAAACTCGAAGTCAACGTTGCCAGCACCGCCGCCGACCTCGATGCCAACTGGGAAGTACTCGCCGAACCCATCCAAACCGTCATGCGCCGCTACGGCATCGAACAGCCCTACGAAAAGCTCAAAGCCCTGACCCGTGGGCAACGCATTACGCCAGAAGGCTTACGCGAATTCGTCAATACGCTGGATATGCCGCAGGAAGCCAAAGATGCGCTGATGGCGCTGACGCCAGCAACTTACATCGGCAATGCCATTGCGCAAGCCAAGGCGGTGTAA
- a CDS encoding cupin domain-containing protein, whose product MAGMFGDISVEAFLRDYWQKKPLLIRQALPNFQSPITQDELAGLACETDTARIVIEQGGAHPWEVRHGAFDDDDFSNLPETHWTLLVNDTDQHLPELKAIIEPFRFIPDWRIDDLMISFAVEGGSVGPHVDQYDVFLLQAQGQRRWQITTQPAHPNNFLPDLDLRIMRNFQAEQEWIVEPGDLLYLPPNVPHYGVALNECMTYSIGFRAPSQADMLEKLLEDSLENTRLQQRFTDTERTPQANPGELTAADMDRLVDFVVDALPQDEQSLQRWVGKYLTTPKASAQPCEVEPISRAELSRLIRQKKRFEKSLDARLLYFSSANEIHLFANGNHQQLDSQHIQFIEYMCRSATLLHKDYSHFLTNTSCFDTLQELLTNGIFTVKK is encoded by the coding sequence ATGGCTGGCATGTTTGGTGACATTTCTGTTGAAGCATTCCTGCGCGATTACTGGCAAAAAAAGCCGCTGCTGATCCGCCAAGCCTTACCCAACTTCCAATCGCCCATCACGCAAGACGAACTCGCGGGTTTGGCGTGTGAAACCGACACCGCCCGCATTGTTATCGAACAAGGCGGCGCACACCCGTGGGAAGTGCGCCACGGCGCATTCGACGATGACGATTTCAGCAACCTGCCGGAAACGCATTGGACATTGCTGGTCAACGACACCGATCAGCATTTGCCCGAATTAAAAGCCATTATTGAGCCGTTCCGCTTTATCCCCGACTGGCGCATCGACGATTTGATGATCAGCTTTGCGGTGGAAGGTGGCTCGGTTGGCCCGCATGTTGACCAATACGACGTCTTCCTATTGCAAGCGCAAGGGCAACGCCGCTGGCAAATCACCACGCAACCCGCTCACCCCAACAATTTCCTGCCTGACTTGGATTTGCGCATTATGCGCAACTTTCAAGCTGAACAGGAATGGATCGTCGAACCCGGTGACTTGTTGTACTTGCCCCCCAACGTGCCGCATTACGGGGTCGCGCTGAACGAATGCATGACCTATTCCATCGGTTTCCGCGCCCCTTCGCAAGCGGATATGCTGGAAAAATTGCTCGAAGACTCACTGGAAAATACACGTTTACAGCAACGTTTCACCGATACCGAGCGCACGCCACAGGCCAATCCTGGCGAATTAACGGCAGCGGACATGGATAGGTTGGTGGATTTTGTGGTCGATGCGTTGCCACAAGATGAACAATCCTTGCAACGTTGGGTAGGAAAATACCTCACGACCCCTAAAGCCAGCGCACAACCTTGTGAAGTAGAACCCATTAGCCGCGCGGAACTCAGCCGCCTCATTCGGCAGAAAAAACGCTTTGAAAAATCACTGGACGCGCGCTTACTGTACTTTTCATCAGCCAATGAGATACACTTATTTGCGAATGGTAATCATCAGCAACTTGACAGCCAACACATTCAATTTATTGAATACATGTGTCGATCCGCCACACTGTTGCATAAAGATTATTCGCACTTTTTAACGAACACGTCCTGCTTTGACACACTGCAAGAACTGCTGACAAACGGTATTTTCACAGTAAAAAAGTAA
- a CDS encoding response regulator transcription factor — protein MRVLIIEDENIIREQIADNLKKSGFTVDLAADGSQGLYVALEYPIDIAVIDLGLPQSKGSPVNNDLGLDIVRAIRAKGLSYPIIILTARDRWQSKVEGLEAGADDYVTKPYQNEELIARLRVQLRRTGRWTQAELSCGPIRLNTSEQRVYVNETEITLTAYEYRVLEHLMLHAGEVISKTRLTDSLYEEDTDRDSNVIEVFIRRLRIKLDPDDTLKPIETLRGRGYRFTLTRT, from the coding sequence ATGCGCGTATTGATAATAGAAGACGAAAACATCATCCGCGAGCAAATCGCTGACAATTTAAAAAAGAGTGGGTTTACTGTTGACTTGGCTGCTGACGGTTCTCAAGGGCTATACGTTGCTCTTGAATATCCCATTGATATTGCAGTGATTGACTTAGGATTGCCCCAATCCAAAGGCAGCCCGGTTAACAATGACTTGGGTTTGGATATTGTCCGTGCTATCCGTGCTAAGGGCTTAAGTTATCCTATCATTATTCTGACCGCCCGTGACCGCTGGCAGAGCAAGGTTGAGGGGCTGGAAGCCGGTGCTGACGATTACGTCACTAAACCCTACCAGAACGAAGAACTCATTGCCCGCCTGCGCGTACAATTGCGCCGCACCGGACGTTGGACGCAAGCCGAACTCAGTTGCGGCCCGATTCGCCTAAATACCTCCGAACAACGGGTGTATGTCAACGAAACGGAAATCACCCTAACGGCTTATGAATACCGCGTATTGGAACATTTAATGTTGCACGCGGGTGAAGTGATTTCCAAAACACGCCTGACTGACAGCTTGTACGAAGAAGACACCGACCGCGATAGCAACGTGATTGAGGTATTTATCCGCCGCTTGCGCATTAAATTAGACCCGGATGATACGCTTAAGCCAATCGAAACCTTGCGCGGGCGCGGCTACCGTTTCACCTTAACCCGCACGTAA